The following is a genomic window from Amycolatopsis sp. BJA-103.
ATGCGCGAGGGACGGCCGCTGCCGAAGAGCGGGCTGCTGGTCCTGCTGACGGCCGGAATCCTCGTGATCACCCTGACCGCCGCGGCCCTGGTGGTCTTCTCGTGAACGTGAAGAGCACGTGAGCGATCACGGAGCGCAAGCGGAACGGACCGGGCTGGCCTGGCGCCGGACAGCGCTCGCGGCTACTGCCTGCACACTCCTGCTCTTGCACACGGCCGCCCGGCAGGGCTGGGGGACGGCGGTCATCCCGGTCGTGGTCGCGGGCGTCATGGTGGCCGTCCTGGTCGCCATCGGCTCGATCCGTGAACGGGCACTGCGCGGGGCGGACACCCCGAAACCTCTTAACCCAGCCCTCGCTGTCACCGCGTCGGCACTCGTCGTAGCGACGGCGGTCGCTTTGATCGCGGTGCGCTAAGGGCCGCGCACATCCTGCGATCGCGGCCGCCTTCTTCGCGACGCAGAGTCTCGGTTGTATTAAGCCGACTCCGTCGAATGGGCTATCTCTAGTTGAAATCTTTACTGCCGTCCGATCGGCGCCTACGATTACGCTGCGTCGCATCGGCGGCAGGTGAATCTGATCTTACGGAGCATCTGCCGCCTTGAATCGTTACGGAGTGTTGACCCCTCGACAGCGACGGTCGCAGGGTCGGCCGGGGAGGACGACCATGCAAACCATCTCCAGCGCGTCCAGATCCGTCACCCCCGATGCGGTTCCCGGATACACGACTCCGGAGAACCTGCCTCGACCGGGCGGACGGCTGACGAAGGAGGATCTCGACCCCCTCGTCAAAGACGCGGGCGACGGGAATCCCGCCGCGATCCAGGCACTGCTGCGGATGATCGGCCCTGTCGTGGTCCGGTACTGCCGCGCCAGGATGGGCGGCCGCGATCTGTCCTACCTGTCGGCGGACGACGTCGCGCAGGAAGTCTGCATGGCCGTGCTGAAGGCACTGCCGGGCTACCAGGACCGCGGCGGTTCGTTCCTCTATCTCGTGCACGCGATCGCCGCCAACAAGGTCGCCGACGCCTACCGCGCGGTCTCCCGCGACCGGTCGGAGCCGGTACCGGAACTCCCGGAACGGCCCATCGGCGACAACGAGCCCGAAACGCACGCTCTGCACCTGGACCTCGGCGCCCGGCTCAGCCGTCTGCTCTCCACCCTTCCCCGGGTGCAGCAAGAGATTCTCGCCCTCCGCATCGCCGTCGGCCTTTCCGCCGCCGAAACCGCCGAGGCTCTCGGGATCTCCGCCGGCAACGTGCGCGTGACGCAGCACCGCGCGCTGGCCCGCCTGCGGACGATGGTCAAGCAGGACGAGTTCTGATCTTTTCTCCCCCTGCCGCAGGTCGTCGATCGGCGGTTCGCAGGCGCCCGGACCCCGCGCCGCCCACTTTCTTCTTCTCCCCGGACTTACCTCGTGAGTGGTAAGTCCGGTTAGAACCGTCTTTACCACTCACGAGAGGCGGTACGCCCGCCGCGCGGTGCCGTCGAAGAACTCCAACCGCTCCGCGTCGCTCAACGAACCCGTCAGCGAAAAGGCCGTGTCCACAACCACTTCGTACGCGGCCGCGAGTTCGCAGACCGGCCAGTCGGAGCCGAACATCAGTCGCGAAGCCCCGAAGGACTCCAGCACGTGCTCGGCCCAGCGCGCCAGATGTCCGACCTTCCACTGTGCCCAGTCCGCCTCGGTCACCAGCCCCGAGAGCTTGCAGTACACATTGTCCAGCTCCCCCAACGCCGCGACGCCGTCCGCCCACGGCTGCCATTCCCCCGAAGAGATCGGCGGCTTCGCGGCATGGTCGAGCACGAAGACCTGGTCCGGTAGCGCGGAAGCCGCCGCGAGGGCCGCCGGGAGCTGGGGCGGCTTCACCAGCAGGTCGTACGCCAGCCCGGCCTCACCGAGCGCGGCGAGACCACGCGAAACGTCGGGCCGCGTCAGCCAGGAAGGGTCCGGTTCGTCCTCCACCTGATGCCGGATTCCCACCAGGGGGCCGGAAAACGCGGCCACACGCTCCGCGACGTCGGGGGCGGTGAGGTCGGTCCAGCCGACGACACCCGCGATCAGCGGTTCGGCACGAGCGGTGGCGAGGAACTCGTGCGTCTCCTCCTCCGACGAGACCGTCTGCACCAGCACGGTCCCCTTCGCCCCCGCCGCCTTGGTCACCGTCCGGAGATCGTCCACTGTGTACGGACGACGGATCGGTTCCAGCGCCGTACCCGTCATCCACGGGTAGTGCCGCCGCGAGGGATCCCAAAGGTGGTGGTGCGCGTCGATCACGACTGTCCTTCCGGCCGCAGCGGGGTGTCCTCTCGCAACAGTCCCGCACGGATCAGGTCCGTCCACAACTCGCGCGGCACCGGGCGCCGGAACCGTTCCGCGTTGAGCCGGACCTGGCCGGGATCGTGCGCGCCGACGACGACGGACACCACCGCCGGATGCGCGGCGGGCAAACCGAGCGCGGCCTGAGGCAGTTCGACGCCGTGCCGCTCGCAGACCTCGGCGATCCGCTGGGCCCGCTCGGCCAGTTCGGCCGGGGCCTCGGCGTAGTCGTACATCGTGCCCGGCGACGCGGTGGCGAGGATCCCGGCGTTGAACGCGCCCCCGACCACCACGTCCACACCGCGTTCCACGCACAGCGGCAGGAGATCGTCCAGTGCGGGCTGGTCGAGCAGCGTGTACCGCCCGGCCAACAGGATCACGTCGAGGTCGAACCGGCGGACGAACTCCGCGAGCATCGGCGCCTGGTTCATCCCGGCCCCGATGGCGTCGATGACGCCCTGCTCCCGCAGTTCGAGCAGCGCGGGGAACGCGCCGTTGACGGTGTCCTCGAAGTGCTCGTCCGGATCGTGCACGTAGACGACGTCCACGCGGTCGAGCCCGAGGCGCGTCAGACTGTCCTCAAGCGACCGGAGGATCCCGTCGCGACTGAAGTCCCAGCGTCGTTTGTAGGCCGCGGGGACGACGAAACCCTGCGAGTCGGTGCGCGAAGCGCCGGCGGGATTCGGTTCCAGCACCCGGCCGACCTTGGTCGACACCACGAAGTCCGCGCGGGAGCAGGCCGAAAGCGCCTCGCCCAGCCGCCGTTCCGACAGGCCGAGACCGTAGTGCGGGGCGGTGTCGAAGTACCGGATGCCTTCGTCCCACGCCTGCCGGACGGTCGCTTCGGCCGTCTCGTCGGTGATGGCGTGGTACAGGTTGCCCAGCTGCGCGCAGCCGAGCCCCAGTGGGGACAGGGAGATCTTCACGGAAGCTCCCAAACCAGGCCGAGGCCCGAATCGTCGCCCGAGTAGTCGTCTTCGACGTCGAGCAGCTCCGACATCCTGGCCTGCCAGGGAATGTTGGCCGGATGCTCGCGCAGGGCCGCGCGCATCTTCGCGTAGTCCTCGACCTCCACCACGTGGAACAGGTCGAGACCGTCGCGCCAGATCCGCCACGAACGCACACCCGCACCGCGCAGCGCTTCGTCGAGGTCAGGCGGGATGACGGCGTGGACCGACTCGTATTCGGCCTCCTTGCCCGGCTTCAACCGGGTGTGGAGTGCCACTCTTTGTAGTGCGACACCGTGGGTCACCGCGCCTCCTCAGCTCGAAACATGGCACTCTGTCAACTAACACTCAAACATCCGAGGTCTTCGGGGAGGGCGGTGGAACATGCCGGTCACCGATGTCGCGATCGACAAGATCAAGGACATGATCATCTCCGGCGAGCTTGCTCCGGGCGACAGGCTGCCGAAAGAGGCGGAACTGGCCCAGCGGCTCGGCTTGTCCCGCAGCTCGCTGCGCGAAGCGGTGAAGGCCCTGTGCCTGATCCGCGTGCTCGACGTCCGCCAGGGCGACGGAACGTACGTCACCAGCCTCGAACCGAATCTCCTCCTCGACGCGATGACGTTCGTGGTGGACTTCCACCGCGACGACACCGTGCTGGACTTCCTCGCCGTCCGCCGGATCCTCGAGCCGGCGGCGACGGCGATGGCCGCGTTGCACATGAGCGACGAGGACATCGCGGAGCTAGGCCGCCTGCTCGACGAACTGGCCGATTCGCCGACGGTGGAGGCGCTGGTCGCGAACGACCTGCAGTTCCACCGCAAGATCGCCGACGGCTCCGGGAATCCGGTGCTGTGCTCGCTCCTGGACAGCCTGTCCGGCCCCACCGCGCGCGCCCGCATCTGGCGCGGGCTCACGCAGGAGGGCGCGGTCGCGAAGACCCGCGAGCAGCACTCCGCGATCTACGAGGCCATCGCCGCCCGCGAACCCGAACTGGCTCGTTCGTGGGCCACCGTGCACGTCGCGGGCGTGGAGCAGTGGCTCCGCAACGCCCTCGGCACCGCCGACGACCCGACAGCGGCCGCCGAAGCTTCCTGACACAGCTTCCTCCATTTGGGTCCTCGAACCGGCTTCCGGCGTGCAATGAAGGGGACTTTCATCGCAGAATCCGCAATGAAAGTCCCCTTCATTGCATCCCCTGGCGGCTAGGTCTGGGCCTTCCCGCTCGCGTAGCGGGAGATGATCAACGCGACCAGGATGATCACGCCGTAGATCGCCTTCAGCCACTCGGGCGGCACCTGCGCCACCTGCAGCAGGTTGGTGACCGTCTGCAGGAGCAGGACACCGGTGAGCGCTCCCACCAGAGTGCCCTTCCCACCGTCCAGTGAGACACCGCCGATCACCGCAGCGGCGAACACCTGAAGGATCAATCCGTCCCCCTGATCGGCACCGAGCGCGCCGACGTACCCCGTATAGGCGAGCCCGCCGAGCGCGGCCAGCACCCCGGCCACGACGAACACGCCCCACGAGATCCGGTCGACGCGGATACCCGCGGCCCGCGCGGCTTCGCGGTTCCCGCCGATGGCGTAGAGCGACCGGCCGATCCGGTGATACCGCAGCCCAAGCCCGAACGCGGTGAACAGCGCCGCGGCCAGCCACACCGACATCGGCAGCCCGATGAACGTCGTCGTCGCCAGCGCGGTGAACACGTCCAGCTGGTCGAACAGCGTCTTTCCCTGTGTGGAGCCGATCTGCGTGCCGCGCAGCACCGTCAGCATCGCCAGCGTGACGATGAAGGCGTTCAGCTTCAGCTTGACGATCAGGAAGCCGTTCACGAAACCGATCGCGGCACCGGCCACCAGCACGGCGAGGATGCCCGCGAAACCGGGGATCTCGGTGCCGAAGCCCGAGGACGCCACCGGGATCACCAGCATCGCGCCCAGCGCGGGCGCCATCCCCATGGTGGATTCCAGTGACAGGTCGAACTTCCCGGTGAGCAGGACGAGCGATTCGCCCAGCACCACCATCGACAACGCCGCCGAAGCGGACAGGATGCCGACGATGCTGCCGAAGGTCAAGAACGTGTCACTGATCAGTCCTCCGATGATCAGCACCACGACGAGCGCCGGAACCAGGGCCAGCTCACGCAGCCAGCGGAACTTCCGGCGTTTCGGCGGAGCCGCGAACGAAGAGGTCTTCGGATCGGTCATCAGTTCGGTCACCCGCGCTCGACTCCTTCGATGTCGGCCACCAGATCGCCGTCGGACCACCCGGCCCGGTGTTCGGCGACCACGGCACCGGCGCGCAGCACCAGCACCCGGTCGCTCAGGCGGAGATCGTCCAGCTCGTCGCTGACGATCAGCACCGCCTTGCCCTCGGCACGCACCCGGTCGACGACCGCGAGCAGGGCCTCCTTCGATTTCACGTCCACCCCCGCGGTCGGGTTGATCAGCACGACCAGGCGAGGCTCACCGGCCAGCGCGCGGGCGAGGACGACCTTCTGCTGGTTGCCACCGGAAAGGTCGGACACCGGCTGGTCGGCGTCGGCCGCGACGATGTCGTAGTCCTTCAGCGCTCTCGACGCCCGCTCGTACCGGGCGCCCGGCGCGGCGATTCCCGCCTTGCCCATCCGATCCAAAATGGACAGTGTGGCGTTGTCCATGATGGAGTGTTCGAGCACCAGGCCTTCGTGGTGCCGATCCCTCGGCACACAGCCGATTCCGGCGCGGATCGCGGCCGGGATGTCGCCCGGCTTCAACGGCTTTCCCGCGACCCTGATCGTGCCGGACGTCGCCGAACGGAGTCCGTACACGGTCTCGGCGACCTGATGCTTGCCGCTGGCGTTGCTGCCCGCGAGCCCGATCACCTCGCCGCGGTGGATCCGGAAGTTCACGTCTTCGAAGCCGTCACCGGAGAGCCCGTCGACGGTCAGCACCTCACCGGCGTCCGAAGCCAGGGCCTCGCGCGTCGAAGCGTCGCGGACGGCGAGACCGCCCTGTTCGCCGGTCATCGCGTCGATCAGCTCGGCGCGGCCGACTTCCGAGACCGGCGCGGTGAGGACGTGCTTGGCGTCGCGCAGCACGGTGACCGCCTGGCACACCTCGTACACCTCGTGGAGGTGATGCGAGATGAACAGGAACGTCACCCCGTTCGCCTGCATCTGGCGCATCCGCCCGAAAAGCCGTTCGATCGCCTGGCTGTCCAGTTGCGCCGTCGGCTCGTCGAGCACGATGAACCGGGCGCCATAGGAAAGCGCCCTGGCGATCTCGACGAACTGCCGGTCCTCGACCGAAAGCTCGCCCGCCGGGGTGTCGACGTCGACACGCACGTCCCAGGAGTCGAGCAGTTCCCTGGCCTGGCGCCGCAATCGCTGCCAGCCGATCGCGAACCCTTTCCCCGACTGGCGATTGAGGAACAGGTTCTCCGCGACGGTCAGCTGCGGGACGACCATCGCGTGCTGGTAGACGCAGGCGACAGCACGCTTCCAGTCGTCCTGTTTGGACAAGGGCGGCGCGGGGACCCCACCGAACTCGACCTTGCCGGTGTCCGTTTTGGACAGTCCGGTGAGGATGGAGACGAGCGTCGACTTTCCCGCACCGTTGCGGCCGACGAGCGCGTGCGACTCGCCCGGATGCACGGTGATGCTGACGTCGGACAGCGCCACGGTCGGGCCGTAGCGTTTGCCGACGCCCTGTGCGCTGACCACCGGCACGGCGGCGGACCCGGCGGGCAGCGCGCTCACAGGTTGTTCCCCCAGAGGGCCTTGTCGTCCACGTTGGCCTTGGTGATCACGGGCGCGGGCAGCTGGTCTTCGAGGATTCCGGGCCGGATCTCGACGACGGTGCTGCCGTGGTCGGTCGGCCCGGCCTCGAAGGTCTCCCCCGCCATCGCCTTCTTCACCCAGTACATGCCGTACCTGGCGTAGTCGTCGGCGGGCTGGGAGACGGTCGCGTCGAGTTCGCCCGCGCGGATCGCGGCCAGTTCCTGCGGAATGCCGTCGTTGCTGACCAGCACGACATGCTTCGGGTCACCGATCGGGAAGTAGAGGTTCTTGCGCTTGAGCGCCTGCTGCGTCGGCGCCAGGTAGACCCCGCCCGCCTGCATGTACACGGCCTTGATGTCCGGGTTCGCGGTCAGCAGACTGTCCAAACCGGACGAAGCCTTGTCCGCCTTCCACTCGGCGGCGACCTCCAGCACCTGGACGTCCGGGAACTTCGCCTTCATGCACTGCCGGAACGCTTCGGACCGGTCGCGGCCGTTGACCGAGGCGAGGTCGCCCATGACCTGCACGACCTTGCCCGAGGTGACCTTCGCGCCGATCGCCTCGCAAGCCTTGGTGCCGTACGCCTTGTTGTCCGCGCGCACCACCATCGCGACCTTGCCGCTCTCCGGCGCGACGTCGACCGCCACCACCGGGACGCCCTTGTTCTCCGCGGCCTTGAGACCCGCCACGACGGCGGCCGAGTCGAGCGGCGTCACGACCAGGCCCTTGACGCCCTGGTTGAGCAGGGTGTTGATGTCGGTGATCTGCTTCGCCGAGTCGCTGTCCGCGTTGACCGTCGGCAGAACGTCGACGCCCTGTTCCTTCGCCTTCAGCGGTACGTAGTTGTTGTAGGCCTGCCAGAACGGCGAGGTCAGCAACGGGATCGTCGCGCCGACCTTGCCACCCTGCGCCCCACCGCCACCCGGTGACGGCGCGTTGTCCTTCGTGGACCCACAGGCCGACAGGGCCAGCCCGAGCGCGGTGGCCGCGGCGGCCACCTTGATCACCCTCGTACGCACCGCATCCTCCTTGATGACAGCGGGGAAAACCTACTGCTGGACCGGGCCGCGCGGACGCAGCCCGTACATACCGCCGTCGACGGCGAGTGCCGTGCCGGTGGTCGAAGCCGACAGCGGACTGGCGAGGTACACGATCGCGTTCGCGACCTCGTCCGCGGTCACCAGCCTGCCCATCGGCTGGCGGGCGGCCAGCGCG
Proteins encoded in this region:
- a CDS encoding DUF202 domain-containing protein, whose protein sequence is MSDHGAQAERTGLAWRRTALAATACTLLLLHTAARQGWGTAVIPVVVAGVMVAVLVAIGSIRERALRGADTPKPLNPALAVTASALVVATAVALIAVR
- the shbA gene encoding RNA polymerase sigma factor ShbA, with amino-acid sequence MQTISSASRSVTPDAVPGYTTPENLPRPGGRLTKEDLDPLVKDAGDGNPAAIQALLRMIGPVVVRYCRARMGGRDLSYLSADDVAQEVCMAVLKALPGYQDRGGSFLYLVHAIAANKVADAYRAVSRDRSEPVPELPERPIGDNEPETHALHLDLGARLSRLLSTLPRVQQEILALRIAVGLSAAETAEALGISAGNVRVTQHRALARLRTMVKQDEF
- a CDS encoding amidohydrolase family protein, producing MIDAHHHLWDPSRRHYPWMTGTALEPIRRPYTVDDLRTVTKAAGAKGTVLVQTVSSEEETHEFLATARAEPLIAGVVGWTDLTAPDVAERVAAFSGPLVGIRHQVEDEPDPSWLTRPDVSRGLAALGEAGLAYDLLVKPPQLPAALAAASALPDQVFVLDHAAKPPISSGEWQPWADGVAALGELDNVYCKLSGLVTEADWAQWKVGHLARWAEHVLESFGASRLMFGSDWPVCELAAAYEVVVDTAFSLTGSLSDAERLEFFDGTARRAYRLS
- a CDS encoding aldo/keto reductase, which codes for MKISLSPLGLGCAQLGNLYHAITDETAEATVRQAWDEGIRYFDTAPHYGLGLSERRLGEALSACSRADFVVSTKVGRVLEPNPAGASRTDSQGFVVPAAYKRRWDFSRDGILRSLEDSLTRLGLDRVDVVYVHDPDEHFEDTVNGAFPALLELREQGVIDAIGAGMNQAPMLAEFVRRFDLDVILLAGRYTLLDQPALDDLLPLCVERGVDVVVGGAFNAGILATASPGTMYDYAEAPAELAERAQRIAEVCERHGVELPQAALGLPAAHPAVVSVVVGAHDPGQVRLNAERFRRPVPRELWTDLIRAGLLREDTPLRPEGQS
- a CDS encoding L-rhamnose mutarotase translates to MALHTRLKPGKEAEYESVHAVIPPDLDEALRGAGVRSWRIWRDGLDLFHVVEVEDYAKMRAALREHPANIPWQARMSELLDVEDDYSGDDSGLGLVWELP
- a CDS encoding FadR/GntR family transcriptional regulator, with the translated sequence MPVTDVAIDKIKDMIISGELAPGDRLPKEAELAQRLGLSRSSLREAVKALCLIRVLDVRQGDGTYVTSLEPNLLLDAMTFVVDFHRDDTVLDFLAVRRILEPAATAMAALHMSDEDIAELGRLLDELADSPTVEALVANDLQFHRKIADGSGNPVLCSLLDSLSGPTARARIWRGLTQEGAVAKTREQHSAIYEAIAAREPELARSWATVHVAGVEQWLRNALGTADDPTAAAEAS
- a CDS encoding ABC transporter permease, encoding MTELMTDPKTSSFAAPPKRRKFRWLRELALVPALVVVLIIGGLISDTFLTFGSIVGILSASAALSMVVLGESLVLLTGKFDLSLESTMGMAPALGAMLVIPVASSGFGTEIPGFAGILAVLVAGAAIGFVNGFLIVKLKLNAFIVTLAMLTVLRGTQIGSTQGKTLFDQLDVFTALATTTFIGLPMSVWLAAALFTAFGLGLRYHRIGRSLYAIGGNREAARAAGIRVDRISWGVFVVAGVLAALGGLAYTGYVGALGADQGDGLILQVFAAAVIGGVSLDGGKGTLVGALTGVLLLQTVTNLLQVAQVPPEWLKAIYGVIILVALIISRYASGKAQT
- a CDS encoding sugar ABC transporter ATP-binding protein, giving the protein MSALPAGSAAVPVVSAQGVGKRYGPTVALSDVSITVHPGESHALVGRNGAGKSTLVSILTGLSKTDTGKVEFGGVPAPPLSKQDDWKRAVACVYQHAMVVPQLTVAENLFLNRQSGKGFAIGWQRLRRQARELLDSWDVRVDVDTPAGELSVEDRQFVEIARALSYGARFIVLDEPTAQLDSQAIERLFGRMRQMQANGVTFLFISHHLHEVYEVCQAVTVLRDAKHVLTAPVSEVGRAELIDAMTGEQGGLAVRDASTREALASDAGEVLTVDGLSGDGFEDVNFRIHRGEVIGLAGSNASGKHQVAETVYGLRSATSGTIRVAGKPLKPGDIPAAIRAGIGCVPRDRHHEGLVLEHSIMDNATLSILDRMGKAGIAAPGARYERASRALKDYDIVAADADQPVSDLSGGNQQKVVLARALAGEPRLVVLINPTAGVDVKSKEALLAVVDRVRAEGKAVLIVSDELDDLRLSDRVLVLRAGAVVAEHRAGWSDGDLVADIEGVERG
- a CDS encoding sugar ABC transporter substrate-binding protein codes for the protein MRTRVIKVAAAATALGLALSACGSTKDNAPSPGGGGAQGGKVGATIPLLTSPFWQAYNNYVPLKAKEQGVDVLPTVNADSDSAKQITDINTLLNQGVKGLVVTPLDSAAVVAGLKAAENKGVPVVAVDVAPESGKVAMVVRADNKAYGTKACEAIGAKVTSGKVVQVMGDLASVNGRDRSEAFRQCMKAKFPDVQVLEVAAEWKADKASSGLDSLLTANPDIKAVYMQAGGVYLAPTQQALKRKNLYFPIGDPKHVVLVSNDGIPQELAAIRAGELDATVSQPADDYARYGMYWVKKAMAGETFEAGPTDHGSTVVEIRPGILEDQLPAPVITKANVDDKALWGNNL